AGCGCCACCGAACGTGGACGTCCATCCCTGGATCAGTCGCAGCGAGTGCCCTCGAGCCATGAGACCCTTCGCCGCCTCCTCGGTCACGCGATCCTCCAACGAAACCTGGAGGCCAGACATCGAGCGGAACCGGGGAGCCTCTATGGCCTGCTGAGGCGTCATGTCAAAGATCAGCATGTTGTTCACGATCTGAATCAGGGACTGCGGCTGGCTGTCTCCGCCTGGAGTTCCCAGAGTGAACGCGAAGCCTCCGTCCGTGTCGAGTGCCATCATCGGGGAGAGTGTGTGATAGGGCCGTTTCCCTGGAGCCACCTGGTTAGGATGGCCGTCGGCCAAAGTGTACAGGGCGCCGCGATTGTGGAGCAGAATACCCGTCTCTGGTTCGAGGAGACCTGATCCGAAACCCGCAAAGTTGCTCTGGATCCAACTCACTGCGTTGCCCCACTGGTCGACGGCCGTCAGGTACACGGTATCCCCGGCATCGTCCATGTCCTCTTCCAAGCCGGCGTGATCGTCGCCAAACCCTGGCCCCACTTCCTCCGCCGCGTGGTCCGCGTCCACTAGGGTGGCGCGATCTTGCAAATACTCAGTGTCCAGCAGGCGGGCGATCGGGACGTCCGCCTTCTCGGGGTCCGCAATCCATCGGTCCCGGTCAGCAAAGGCCAGCTTCTTCAACTCAATCAAAGTGTGGAGATAGGCGTCGCTGTTGTGGCCCATAGACGGCAGTTCGTGCTCTTTTGCCATCTGCATATAGGCGAGCTGCGCCGGACCTTGAGTGTTGGGCGGCATGACGATCATCGTGTGGTCGAGATAGTCCCCACGAAGTGGTTCGACCCAGGTCGAAGTGTGAGCCTCAAAGTCTGCGGCCCGCAGGTGACCACCCTCGGACTCCACGAAGGCAGCCAGCTTCCGTCCAATATCCCCGGTGTAGTAACCGGCCTTTCCCCGCCTGGCGATCGTCTCGAGCGAGGCCGCGAGTTCCGGATTCTTGAGGAGCGATCCGACCGGCGGCGCTGAGCCGTTCGGGAGGTACAGCGCACGCCCGAATTCATTCAGGCTTCCACCCTGATCTTCGAAGTCCATGGCAAGACGAGTCGAAACAGCAAATCCGTCGCGCGCAAAGTGGATGGCGGGTTGCAACAACGCGGGAAAGGGCTTTGTCCCGAAGCGCTCATGAGCATCGACCCACCCCGCGACGGCACCCGGCACGCTCACTGATAGGCCACCCTCCTGTGGGACCGCATCGACACCGGCCGCCGCGAAGAAGTCCGGTGTGGCGAGCGCTCCAGACCGGCCACTCGCGTTCAAAGCCGTGACCTGTCCAGTCGCGCCATCATAAAAGATGCCAAACGCATCGCCACCGACGCCGTTCATGTGTGGTCTGGTGACCGCCAACACGCTGGCCATCGCGACGATCGCGTCGGTGGCCGTGCCCCCGTCCTTGAGGACTGCGAGCCCAGCCTGGGCAGCGAGAGGGTGCCCTGCGGAAACCGCACCGGTGGTGCCGCGCACATCCGGTCGGTTCTGAGGCGCGTATACCGTGGTCGTGACTTCAGCGACCGCGTCTCCGACGGAGTCAGCCGTACCACAAGCCGATAGAGCGGCCATCGACAGTGCGGCAACCGTACGTCTGATGCGGGTGGCGGTCGGTGCTGGGATCTTGAAAATCTGCATGGTTTCGCGCGTTCGACTGCGGGGGAAGCTCTAGGATGACGCCGACCGTGGCCGTCGTGGCTTCGGTACGTTGCGACGCGGTGATGGCCGGCGCCAGTAGAGGTGCGGAAGACCTCTCGATTCGGTTATTCTTGGGCTTCGATTAGCGCCCCTTTTCTCCCGTACGTCGTTGGAGCCGCACATCTTGCAGGCCGCGCCACAACCCGCTGCGTCGCTGCGGGATCGACGGTCGGCGCTCCGGCTCGCGCTGGTCATTGCAGCCGCCCATGCGGTGAACGATGCCTACGCGTCGTTCATCCCACCGCTGCTGCCCAGGATCATGGACGAGTTGGGGCTCTCGATCGCCCTCGCGGCCACTTTGGCCGTCGCGTTCTCGATTGCGGCATCCTTGCCGCAGCCGTTGTTCGGATATCTGGCAGATCGGTATGGCCGGAGAATCTTTGCGGTACTCGGACCCGTGCTGTCCGCCGTCTTCGTCTCGACAATCGGCTGGGCGAATGGATTCTGGACGCTCGTCATCTTTCTGATCATTGGAGGGATCGGCAGCGCTGCTTTCCACCCGCCGGGTGCGTCCTACGCAGTGCGAGTGGGCGCAGGGAAGGGGGGTGGAGCTCGCTACTCGGTGTTCTCCTTCGGCGGCGCGATCGGGTTTGCCCTCGGTCCGCTGATCGCGGTGGGGCTCGTCCAAGCAAGAGGACTCGATGGCCTCTGGATCGCAATGTTGCCCGCAGTCGCTCTGGCGCCTCTCATATTCTTTTCACTGCCCAGCGGACGCGCAGAAGCTCGGGATACCCGTAGGACGCCACCGCCACCGGCAGCGGTCGTTCTTCGTCAACTTCGTGGGCCACTGGGACTCATTTTCGGCGTCAGCGCGATCATGGCGTTTGTCCAGCGCTCATTCCTCACCATGGAGCCGATCATCATAGCCCAGTCGGGTGGGTCCGAGACGCTCGGGGCCGTCGCACTCACCTTCTACCTCGGTGCCCAGTCTTTGGGTACGGTTGCCGGTGGGGTACTCGCAGACCGAGTGGATCGTCGACGTCTGTTGGCTCAACTTTGCTTCTGGGCTGTGCCGACCCACTTGGTGGCTGTGTGGATCGGACCCGAAGGCGCACTTGGGCTGACTGCGTTATCGGTTGCCGGATTCCTCGGGATGGCGACG
Above is a window of Longimicrobiales bacterium DNA encoding:
- the ggt gene encoding gamma-glutamyltransferase, whose product is MQIFKIPAPTATRIRRTVAALSMAALSACGTADSVGDAVAEVTTTVYAPQNRPDVRGTTGAVSAGHPLAAQAGLAVLKDGGTATDAIVAMASVLAVTRPHMNGVGGDAFGIFYDGATGQVTALNASGRSGALATPDFFAAAGVDAVPQEGGLSVSVPGAVAGWVDAHERFGTKPFPALLQPAIHFARDGFAVSTRLAMDFEDQGGSLNEFGRALYLPNGSAPPVGSLLKNPELAASLETIARRGKAGYYTGDIGRKLAAFVESEGGHLRAADFEAHTSTWVEPLRGDYLDHTMIVMPPNTQGPAQLAYMQMAKEHELPSMGHNSDAYLHTLIELKKLAFADRDRWIADPEKADVPIARLLDTEYLQDRATLVDADHAAEEVGPGFGDDHAGLEEDMDDAGDTVYLTAVDQWGNAVSWIQSNFAGFGSGLLEPETGILLHNRGALYTLADGHPNQVAPGKRPYHTLSPMMALDTDGGFAFTLGTPGGDSQPQSLIQIVNNMLIFDMTPQQAIEAPRFRSMSGLQVSLEDRVTEEAAKGLMARGHSLRLIQGWTSTFGGAQMIVFDPTTGVLTAAADPRREAYALAY
- a CDS encoding MFS transporter encodes the protein MQAAPQPAASLRDRRSALRLALVIAAAHAVNDAYASFIPPLLPRIMDELGLSIALAATLAVAFSIAASLPQPLFGYLADRYGRRIFAVLGPVLSAVFVSTIGWANGFWTLVIFLIIGGIGSAAFHPPGASYAVRVGAGKGGGARYSVFSFGGAIGFALGPLIAVGLVQARGLDGLWIAMLPAVALAPLIFFSLPSGRAEARDTRRTPPPPAAVVLRQLRGPLGLIFGVSAIMAFVQRSFLTMEPIIIAQSGGSETLGAVALTFYLGAQSLGTVAGGVLADRVDRRRLLAQLCFWAVPTHLVAVWIGPEGALGLTALSVAGFLGMATLPPIVVMAQELVPSGTAVSSGIVMGLAWATGSFAVLGTGALADVIGPQAATMAVIPVALVAVGLALHPALGGSGSAPGPGEGDTVVTAGGD